The nucleotide window TTTGAGGCGAAAAACCCTGATATTCGCATCAATATTATTGAAGGTCCTAACGCTACTAACTTATTAGAAGATCTGTATACTTCGGCATTTATTTTGGGTGATTCTCCATATGATCTGATTAATATGGACGTGATTTGGACACCTAAATTTGCGGCTGCGGGTTGGTTGTTAGATCTGAGCGATCGCATATCTCCAGAGGAATTAGCAGAATTTTCTCCTGCTGATGTCGAAGGTAGTCGCTACGAAGGTAGGTTATATAGAATTCCGATGCGTTCTGACGTAGGGATGTTATATTACCGCACGGATTTACTCGAACAAGCCGGATTAGAACCACCAGAAACCTTTAGCGATCTAATTAAAGCCTCGCAAACATTGCAACAAAAAGACTTAATTAACTGGGGTTATGTTTGGCAAGGGCGGCAATACGAAGGACTCGTCGCTATGTTTATCGAAGTTTTAGAGGGCTTTGGTGGATTTTGGGTGAATCCAGAAAACTTAGAAGTAGGATTAGACAGACCAGAAACGCTGCAAGCGATCGCCTTCTTAAAAGACACCATACAACAAGGAATTTCGCCGCCAGGAGTGACAACATACCAAGAAGAAGAAACACGACGCTTTTTCCAAAGCGGTCAAGCTGCGTTTTTACGCAATTGGCCTTATGTTTGGCCCTTAGCACAAGAAGAGGGTTCGCCAATTGAAGGTAGAATTGCAATTAAGCCGATGGTTGCAACTCCTGGAAGAACAGGTGGTGCGTGTCTTGGTGGTTGGGGCTTAGGAATTTCCACATCGACGAGACATCCCGAAGAAGCATGGCGGGCAATTCAATACTTCACCTCTGAAGAAGCACAAAAGAACTTTATTTTGAATGCTGGTTTTGTTCCTAGTCGGCGCTCGTTATTTACCGATCCAGAAATTGTTGCTAAGTACCCTCACTATCCGCAGTTACTCGAAGTCGTGCAGCAAGCAGTATTACGTCCACCGATCGCGCAATATGCTCAAACATCGGATATTTTACAACGGTATTTGAGTGCAGCATTAACGAATCGGATGACTCCAGAACAAGCCATGCAAGCTGCTGCAAATGAAACTCGCCGCTTATTAAGTAGGGGTTAATGGTTAGAGTTTTGAGTTTTGAGTTTAAGAGAGTTGAGAAAGTTCTTCCATTCAAAACTAACCACTAGCCACTAGTCACTAGCCACTCTTTCCCTCTACATTCAACACTTTTGGAAATCTAGAACCTTTCTTTCAAACTTCGATGTTTAATACAAAGACAATTCGAGGACGCGAACAACGGACAGCATGGATTTTGATTGTACCAGCCTTGCTGATGCTGTTGTTTGTTTTTGGTTATCCCATTCTCCGTGCTTTTTGGCTGAGTCTGTTTACTCAAAACTTGGGAACGCGACTGCAACCTGTCTTTTCTGGGTTTGACAATTATTCACGCATGGCAGGAGATGGTCGTTTTTGGCAAAGCTTCTGGGTAACAATTATCTTCACGGTTTCCTCAGTTGTGTTAGAGCTAATTTTAGGATTAGCGATCGCACTTATTCTTAATCAAAAGTTTTTTGGACGCGGTTTAGTGCGGACATCAGCGATTATTCCTTGGGCTTTACCAACAGCATTAATTGGTTTAGCTTGGGCGTGGATTTTTAATGACCAATTTGGGATAGTCAACGACATCTTACTGCGGCTGGGGATAATTAATACGGGAATTAACTGGCTAGGAGATCCGACACTAGCAATGTTTGCGGTGATCTTTGCTGACGTTTGGAAAACAACGCCATTTATTAGCATTCTGCTATTAGCAGGCTTGCAATCGATTTCACCTGACTTGTACGAAGCGCACTCGATTGATGGTGCGACACCTTGGCAAAATTTCCGGCAAATTACCTTACCGCTACTGCTACCGCAAATTTTAATTGCAATGCTGTTTCGATTTGCGCAAGCGTTTGGTGTTTTCGACCTCATCCAAGTTATGACTGGTGGTGGTCCTGGTGGTGCAACTGAAGTGGTATCACTATACATCTACTCAACTGTGATGCGCTACCTCGATTTTGGTTATGGCGCAGCACTCGTCGTAGTAACATTTTTGTTGCTGATAGTAGCTGTCGCGATCGCCAGCCTCCTCCTTAATAAATTACGCGCCAGAACATCTGGTACAACTTAATTCTTCATAATCCAAAATTGCCATGACTGCAACTCCTGAAGTAGTTTCAACAACTCCTAGACAAGCCGGTGGGGCAAAGATTCCTTGGAGGAAGATATTAACAACCATCGCAGTCATACTTGTTGTCATATTTTGCTTAGCGCCAGTAATGTGGCAGGTTTTAACTTCATTCAAGGTCAATGAAGATATTGCTGCTGTCCCAACCGTGTATTTTCCAACGCGTTATACCTTAGATCACTATATCGAGTTATTTGTGCGACGCCCATTTTGGCGTTACATCCTCAATAGTGCTTTTGTGTCAATTGTTTCTACCGCACTAGCTTTAACTCTTGGCGCACCGGCTTCTTACGCGCTAGCACGGTTACGTCCTTGGGGTGGTAAAGTGATTTTGGCAGGAATTCTAATCGTTACATTATTCCCAGGGATTTTGCTATTTATAGGACTTTTAGAAATTATCCAACAATTAGGATGGGGTAATAACTACCTTGCACTGATTGTTCCCTACACTGCAATCAATTTGCCATTAACAATTTTAGTGCTGCGCAGCTTTTTTGAGCAACTACCAAAAGATTTGGAAGACTCTGCTAGGGTAGACGGCTACAACACGTTTCAAATGCTGTGGCAGATCTTACTCCCGATGACACTTCCAGCTTTAGTCACAACTGGAATTCTCACCTTTATTTTTGCCTGGAACGAATTTATCTTCGCGTTGACATTCATAACTCGTGAGGAACTCAAAACAATTCCTGTTGCCGCAGCCCAATTAGGCGGGGCTTCGGTATTTGAAATTCCTTATGGTCCGATCGCTGCGGCAACTGTTCTTGGTACATTACCACTAGTTTTGCTGGTTCTCTTTTTCCAACGCAAGATCGTTCAAGGTCTTACTGCTGGCGCTGTTAAAGGTTAGTGGCTAGTTGCTAGTCACTAATCACTAATCACTACTCCCTACTCCCTAATAAAATGGCTAGACTCGAACTCAAAAACTTAAATAAAACCTTTTCTCCTAAAGTTATTCCGGTTAAAGACGTTAGTCTCACCGTAGAAGACGGAGAATTTTTAACATTACTTGGTCCTTCAGGTTGTGGTAAGTCTACAGTGTTAAGGATGATTGCGGGACTTGAGGAACCAACACGCGGTCAAATCCGGCTGGGGGGTGAAGATATCACCTTTAGACGTCCAGGCGATCGCAATATGGCAATGGTATTCCAAAGCTATGCATTGTATCCTCATATGACTGTCTCTGAAAACCTGGCTTCAGGACTCAAACTCAAAAATATTCCCCGCGCTGAAATCAAGCAGCGTGTTGCTGAAGTTGCCCAACTTCTTGGATTAGAAGAGTTACTCAACCGCAAACCAGGTCAAATGTCTGGAGGACAACGCCAGCGGGTTGCTGTTGGTCGGGCTTTGGTGCGTCAAGCCCAAGTATTTTTACTCGACGAACCTTTAAGTAACCTTGATGCATTACTACGCGAACGTGTCCGCGCAGATCTCAAACAAATTTTTGCGACTCAAAAAGCCCCAGTGGTCTACGTTACCCACGACCAAACCGAAGCAATGACACTTTCTTCTAAAGTTGCAGTGCTAAACAACGGCTATGTTCAACAACTCGCACCACCAGATCGCATTTACAGTCATCCTGCTAACTTATTTGTTGCAGGATTTGTCGGTAGCCCGCAGATGAATCTCCTTACTTTACCTTGTCGCGGGCGTTATGCACTACTTGGAGATTTTCAAATTCCGTTATTGGATATTCCCACAGTTCCCCCACAAATTGTGTTAGGAATTCGCCCAGAAAACGTCCGTGTTGCACAACCAGAAGAAGAATATATTATCCAAGGTAGAGTCTTTTTAGTCGAACACTTGGGGATGCACAACTTAGTGAGTGTCCGTATCAATAGTTCGCATTCAGAACCGCAAACAGTACGTGCATTGTTACCCACAGACCAAGTTTGGAGTAACGAAGAAATTACTCTTGCTTTACCACCACAAAGTATTCACTGGTTCGACGTTGAGTCAGGAGATTCATTGGTGGGAAGACAAAGAGTAGAAACGATGAGTTAGTGGCTAGTGATTAGTGGCTAGAGTAATAATATCTCATTGGCTTCTCTAGCTACTTTTATTGTGATGCAGCAATTATCGAATTTACAATTTCCCTCTACTGAGCAAATTGCAGCCGTCAGAGCATATATTAAACAAAGTTGGCAAACTTTGTCACGATCGCCTGCAGATATTCTAGCTGCAGCTAATGATTCTAAAATTGAACGTAGCGAAAATGCACCTTGGCTTGTCTATGTTTCTTCCAAAGAAGACCGTTTAACAGTTGAACAATCATTACAACAAATTCTAAGTAAAGAAGAATTTGATGCCATAGAAGTTAAAACTTTACCCGCAGATTCCCAAATCCAAGAACACGGGTTACTTTATTTGCCAGGTTCCTACGTTGTTCCTGGAGGACGTTTTAATGAAATGTTTGGTTGGGATAGTTATTTTATTTTATTAGGGTTACTGCAAGATCGAGAATTAGAACTTGGGCAAAGCTTAGTCAATCAACTTGTCTACGAAGTTGAACATTACGGCACAATTTTGAATGCTAACCGTACCTATTTTTTGACGCGATCGCAGCCTCCTGTATTAACTTTAATGGTGCTAGCACTGTTTGAGCATACGCAAGATAAACAATGGTTACAATCAGTACTTCCGGCAATTGAAAAGTATTACACCTTCTGGACTACAGAACCACATCTCCACCCAGAAACAGGGCTTTCACGTTTTTTTGACTCTGGAACAGGACCCGCACCTGAAGTTATCAGTGATGAAAAAGATGATGTGGGAAGAACTCACTATGACAGAATTTTAGAGTATTATATTACACAAGAAATCGCCGGACTGGATGCGTATTATGACTCAGCAAGCGGCTTCACCGAATCATTTTACCAAGGCGATCGCTCGATGCGCGAATCAGGATTTGATTGTTCGCATCGCTTCGGATTGTTTAATCTCGAAATTACTCAATATTTACCTGTATGTTTAAATGTTTTGCTGTATCAAATGGAGCAAGACATAGCACAAATTCATCAAATCTTAAGTGAAAAATCATTAGGAAAAATATGGAGCGATCGCGCAACCAAACGCAGTCAAATTATTAATCAATTAATGTGGGACGAACAAGCAGGACTTTATTTTGATTATAACTTTGTCACGCATCAACGCAGTCAGTATGAATTTGCTACTACATTCTATCCTTTATGGGCTGGGATAGCTTCGCAAAAACAAGCTGAAAAAGTAGTGGAAAACTTATCAAAATTTTTAGCGCCAGGTGGTTTACTAACTAGTACTAATGTAACAGGCAATCAATGGGACGCGCCGTTTGGCTGGGCACCTTTACATTTAATGACCGTACAAGGTTTAAGCCGTTATCATTATCTCTCGCAAGCTAAAGATGTTGCTCAAAGATTTATGACATTAGTTGTTCGAGAATTTGAAAAATCCGGCGCAATTGTTGAGAAATACGATGTAGTTAAATGTTCTGCCAATGTCTCTGATGAAATTCGCTTTGGCTATAGTTCCAACGAAATCGGTTTTGGCTGGACTAACGGAGTATTCTTAGAACTACTTAGTTTCTTAAGTCAGTAATGAGATTAGCATTTAGCACCGCACAAGCTAATAGCTAATCGCCAACTGCTAACTACTTCACCCAAAGACAAAAATATTTATTTCTCAATTACCCATGACAATTTTACAATTTACTGAGTTACTTGCTTCTTGTGATTTCAACGGTAATTTTGCCACCAAAATCAGGAATTGGGGCAGCGAGTTTTGTTAAGCGAACTTGAACTTGTTTGACGCGATCAGATTCTAGAATAGATGTAGTGATCGCATCCACCAAGCGCTCGATCAACGCATATTTTGAGGTTTTAACCAAGTGCTGCACGTCATTAATCACGCTACGGTAGTCAAGAGTATCCTCAATCGCATCACTCTTACCTGCTACGGATAAATCCAACCATAGCGTCAAATTTACCTCAAACCATTGACCCAAAACCTGTTCTTCGGGCAAATAACCTGTGTAACCGTAGCAGCGAATTCCTGTTAAATGAAAACAGTCCATGAAAAGATATCTCCTGTAGCGATTTAGGATAGATAAGGTAAGAGGTGAGTGGCTAGGGATGAGTGGTTAGTTGATTAAGAAAGAGTGATGACTTCTCCTCATTATCTCAACTTCCGCATTCTAAACAACTCTAGGCTGCAATTCTCGTTTAAGTGTGGTTACTGTAGTGATTGATTGGCGAAATACAAATTCTGTCTGGGGTTCGATATTAGCAGAGACTTTTGGGCGGCTAGGATTAACAACAGCCGTGATTTGTCCAGGTTCGCGATCTACACCACTAGCGATCGCCTTTGCCCAAACTGATGGAGTTGAAGCAATACCTATTTTAGACGAACGTTCCGCAGCATTTTTTGCATTGGGAATTGCTCGTCAAGCAGGACGCCCAGTAGTATTAGTTTGTACCTCAGGAACCGCTGCTGCAAATTTCTACCCCGCAGTTATTGAAGCACGAGAAAGCCGAGTTCCTCTCATCATCCTCACCGCAGATCGTCCCCCAGAACTACGTGATTGTCATTCAGGACAAACAATCGATCAAACAAAGTTATACAATACATACCCCAACTGGTACGCTGAATTAGCACTACCTTCATTAGATATTGAAATCTTGGCGTATCTACGCCAAACACTGATTTATGCATGGGAGCGGTCGCGCTATCCTGTTGCTGGAGTAGTACATCTCAACATCCCCTTTCGCGATCCTTTAGCACCCATCCCCGACACCACCGCAGCTGCATTACGATCGCAATTCAATCCACAAAACTTCTTCAACAGCATCCAATTACCAATTACCAATTACCAATTACCAATTCCCCATCCTAAAGAATGGAAACAATACGAGCGCGGAATTATCATCGCCGGAATTGCCCAACCACAACAACCACGCGAATATTGTGGTGCGATCGCCCAACTTGCTAAAACGCTCAAATTTCCGGTACTCGCCGAAGCACTTTCCCCAGTCAGAAACTACGCGGATCTCAATCCTTATTTGATTTCTACCTACGATTTGATTGTGCGCAATCCGCAACTAGCACAACAGCTACAACCAAAAATCGTGATTCAAATCGGGGAACTTCCCACAAGTAAAGATTTGCGTCAATGGTTAAGCGTTACCCAACCCCAGCGCTGGATTGTTGATTCTTGCGATCATAATCTCGATCCACTGCATGGCAAAACAATTCATTTACGAACCACAGTAGAACAGCTAGCGCAATCTATCGAACCGAAAGCACCAACTCCATATTTACAGTTGTGGTGTGATGTGGAAGCTAAGGTAAGGTTGGCATGCGATCGCACAATGACGGAAATTGAGCATTTATTTGAAGGTAAAGCTGCCTGGTTACTGTCGCAAGTTCTCCCATCAGAAACACCCTTATTTATCGCCAATAGTATGCCCGTACGCGATATGGAGTTTTTCTGGAAACCGAGTAATTCTAATATCCGCCCATTTTTTAACCGTGGTGCCAATGGTATTGATGGCACATTATCAACTGCCTTAGGAGTAGCACATCGCAATCAAAGTAGTGTGTTACTAACAGGCGATTTAGCTTTATTACACGACACCAACGGTTTTTTAATCAAAAATAAGTTTGCTGGACGTTTAACCATTGTTCTGATTAACAATAATGGCGGTGGTATTTTTGAAATGTTACCTATTTCTAAGTTTGAGCCACCCTTTGAAGAGTTCTTTGCTACACCACAAAATATAGATTTTGCTCAACTATGTGCTACTTACAATGTAGAGCATGAGTTAATTGATTCTTGGGAACAATTGCAAAAAAAAATAAATCCACTTCCTACAACAGGAATTAGAGTGTTGGAATTAAAAACCAATAGAAAAGCCGATGCGCAGTGGCGAAAAGAGAATTTAGGAAAGCTTGCAGCGATTACTATGTGAAATTATTTTTCTTGATAAATTGAATATGCGCTCATAACATAGCATTCCAAAGTTGACTTACCTTACTTTGCACTCTTCGCCAATCTTCTAGTGTTAATATTCCTAAGCGGCGCTCAACCAGACGCTTTTCTAGCGTTGCTATCTTATTTACCCGAACTACTGAGGCAAGTCGTAAACCTGATTGTTGCCAATCTAAAAGCTCTACATCAAACATTCCCTGAGTGATTTGACTTGTTATCCGAGCAACAATGATATCTTCATCACCAGTATCCAGCAGTACCAGTGCTGGACGACGTTTTAACTCAGTAGCATTAGCAAAAGGGAATGATAGCAGGATTATATCTCTCGACTCATAGCTTTGCATGAGTTACAGTGTGTCGTAGATATTATCTGACTGCTCATATCCAGCAAAGAATTGCTCTGCTGTCAGCTTAGACCAATCTGCTTGTGAAGAATCTGTTTGTTCGTTAACTAGAATAATAACCTTCACTTCTTGATTGCTTGGCAAGATTTCTAGCAGCCAGTCAGGAATTTTGATTCCCTCAGACGTAACTTTGGCACTCGATTCGTATGCTTTCACTTTGCACTCCTGAAATATTGTGTGCAGTTATTTTTGCTTGCCTCATTGTTCAACCAATACAGTTTTTCAACAACTGCACAAAACGAGCGATCGCTTTCATTAACAAAGTTACAGCATTTTCTAATGTAGTCCTACTTCACTCACTCTAAAAATTCGATTCCGTACTTACGAGCAATTGTAGCCATCGATTTGTTATCCGAGAACTTTGGAATTGTAGAAGCAGATGTTTCATCTGTGACTCGGTTTCCCAAGCTGTTGCTTATCTCATATTCAAACTTTTGAAACCAAAGTTGCCCTGGGTTTCCTGCAATTGAGGTAAAAAGTAAGTACTTTCCTGGAGTTGTCCCAACATTTTTGTAGGCGTGAGGCGCACCAGAGGGAATATGAATGAAGTCTCCAGTAGTAGCTTTAACTGTGTCTTCTGGTGAAGCACCATAAAACTCAAATTCTCCATCGACAATGTAAAAAACTTCTGGTGGATGTTTGTGCAAAGGTGGTCCTGATTGCGGAGCAGCCGTAATTTCGATAACTGACAGTTCTCCTGGAGTGTCCTCACTGAGAGTTTTGAATGTGATAAAATCGCCTCCAACTTGAAATCTTTCACCTTCTCCAGGTTGAATCAATTGAATAGGTTGATTTGATGTGGAAGGGATGGCAATCGCTGCCGATGCATTCAGCGGCATTACAAGTATTAAAACAATGAATAGGACAAAAGCAATAATCGTTTTTTTCATTTCTCAGAATTAGAAGATTTCTTAAGAGAATACTGCTCTTACGCACTCATGTCTTGCGAATTATTGCAAAATTTGTCGCCATCTTGCACAACTTACAAACCGTCTCGGTAGACTTTCGGTGTAATACCAACGTAGCGATGAAACAGATGAGTAAAGTGACTTTGGCTTTGAAATCCAACAAGATGGCAAATTTCGACAATTGACAAGTTTCGCTGGGCTAATAGCTGTTTAGCTTTTTCAATACGACAGGTGGTTACATATCGATGTAACGTAACTCCCATTGATCGTTTGAATAGTCGGATAAGATAATACTTGCTTGTTTGGGCAATACTTGCTAGCTCGTCAAGGCTCAACTCGTGCTCAAGGTTACTATGAATGTAATCAATGACTTGCCGTAACTGATACTTGGACAAACCGCCTGGAGTTTGTGTGAATGATGTCCAGTGAGCGTGATGTCTTAAAAGTTGTATCGTTAAAGTTGCCATCATCGACTCAAGATAAAGCTTTCCCCCCAAACCCTGGCTTTGTAATTCGGTTTTCAACGCTAAACCAATTTGATGAATAAGAGAATCTTGACGTTTGTAATGAGGTATTAATTCCAGCTGATAGCGATCGCTCAACCCCAACACCATTTGCTGCATATAAACAGGCTCTAACTGCAAAAGTAGAAATTCAATTGGTCGATCCCAAATGACTCGACGATTCATCCCTATCGGCAAAACCGTAAAGTTTCCCGTGTCCATCTGACTTTGCTGATAACATCCGTCGTACCACTGTTCCACATTGTAAGAATTGCCAAGATTGAGGATAATTCTGTGTTCCGTCAGTAAACAGGATTCTGGTAGCTCATAGGCAGGTTGTTGAAAAAGCTCAACAACAAA belongs to Gloeocapsopsis sp. IPPAS B-1203 and includes:
- a CDS encoding ABC transporter substrate-binding protein, with the protein product MLYRKPLNKLQRFLRRQGFLRVGVFSAFFLGIVLYSWIALSQQPVTLNLLMTAPDAQPWQQGIVRDFEAKNPDIRINIIEGPNATNLLEDLYTSAFILGDSPYDLINMDVIWTPKFAAAGWLLDLSDRISPEELAEFSPADVEGSRYEGRLYRIPMRSDVGMLYYRTDLLEQAGLEPPETFSDLIKASQTLQQKDLINWGYVWQGRQYEGLVAMFIEVLEGFGGFWVNPENLEVGLDRPETLQAIAFLKDTIQQGISPPGVTTYQEEETRRFFQSGQAAFLRNWPYVWPLAQEEGSPIEGRIAIKPMVATPGRTGGACLGGWGLGISTSTRHPEEAWRAIQYFTSEEAQKNFILNAGFVPSRRSLFTDPEIVAKYPHYPQLLEVVQQAVLRPPIAQYAQTSDILQRYLSAALTNRMTPEQAMQAAANETRRLLSRG
- a CDS encoding sugar ABC transporter permease, which codes for MFNTKTIRGREQRTAWILIVPALLMLLFVFGYPILRAFWLSLFTQNLGTRLQPVFSGFDNYSRMAGDGRFWQSFWVTIIFTVSSVVLELILGLAIALILNQKFFGRGLVRTSAIIPWALPTALIGLAWAWIFNDQFGIVNDILLRLGIINTGINWLGDPTLAMFAVIFADVWKTTPFISILLLAGLQSISPDLYEAHSIDGATPWQNFRQITLPLLLPQILIAMLFRFAQAFGVFDLIQVMTGGGPGGATEVVSLYIYSTVMRYLDFGYGAALVVVTFLLLIVAVAIASLLLNKLRARTSGTT
- a CDS encoding carbohydrate ABC transporter permease, whose amino-acid sequence is MTATPEVVSTTPRQAGGAKIPWRKILTTIAVILVVIFCLAPVMWQVLTSFKVNEDIAAVPTVYFPTRYTLDHYIELFVRRPFWRYILNSAFVSIVSTALALTLGAPASYALARLRPWGGKVILAGILIVTLFPGILLFIGLLEIIQQLGWGNNYLALIVPYTAINLPLTILVLRSFFEQLPKDLEDSARVDGYNTFQMLWQILLPMTLPALVTTGILTFIFAWNEFIFALTFITREELKTIPVAAAQLGGASVFEIPYGPIAAATVLGTLPLVLLVLFFQRKIVQGLTAGAVKG
- a CDS encoding ABC transporter ATP-binding protein, translated to MARLELKNLNKTFSPKVIPVKDVSLTVEDGEFLTLLGPSGCGKSTVLRMIAGLEEPTRGQIRLGGEDITFRRPGDRNMAMVFQSYALYPHMTVSENLASGLKLKNIPRAEIKQRVAEVAQLLGLEELLNRKPGQMSGGQRQRVAVGRALVRQAQVFLLDEPLSNLDALLRERVRADLKQIFATQKAPVVYVTHDQTEAMTLSSKVAVLNNGYVQQLAPPDRIYSHPANLFVAGFVGSPQMNLLTLPCRGRYALLGDFQIPLLDIPTVPPQIVLGIRPENVRVAQPEEEYIIQGRVFLVEHLGMHNLVSVRINSSHSEPQTVRALLPTDQVWSNEEITLALPPQSIHWFDVESGDSLVGRQRVETMS
- a CDS encoding trehalase family glycosidase, with the protein product MQQLSNLQFPSTEQIAAVRAYIKQSWQTLSRSPADILAAANDSKIERSENAPWLVYVSSKEDRLTVEQSLQQILSKEEFDAIEVKTLPADSQIQEHGLLYLPGSYVVPGGRFNEMFGWDSYFILLGLLQDRELELGQSLVNQLVYEVEHYGTILNANRTYFLTRSQPPVLTLMVLALFEHTQDKQWLQSVLPAIEKYYTFWTTEPHLHPETGLSRFFDSGTGPAPEVISDEKDDVGRTHYDRILEYYITQEIAGLDAYYDSASGFTESFYQGDRSMRESGFDCSHRFGLFNLEITQYLPVCLNVLLYQMEQDIAQIHQILSEKSLGKIWSDRATKRSQIINQLMWDEQAGLYFDYNFVTHQRSQYEFATTFYPLWAGIASQKQAEKVVENLSKFLAPGGLLTSTNVTGNQWDAPFGWAPLHLMTVQGLSRYHYLSQAKDVAQRFMTLVVREFEKSGAIVEKYDVVKCSANVSDEIRFGYSSNEIGFGWTNGVFLELLSFLSQ
- the folB gene encoding dihydroneopterin aldolase; translation: MDCFHLTGIRCYGYTGYLPEEQVLGQWFEVNLTLWLDLSVAGKSDAIEDTLDYRSVINDVQHLVKTSKYALIERLVDAITTSILESDRVKQVQVRLTKLAAPIPDFGGKITVEITRSK
- the menD gene encoding 2-succinyl-5-enolpyruvyl-6-hydroxy-3-cyclohexene-1-carboxylic-acid synthase → MVTVVIDWRNTNSVWGSILAETFGRLGLTTAVICPGSRSTPLAIAFAQTDGVEAIPILDERSAAFFALGIARQAGRPVVLVCTSGTAAANFYPAVIEARESRVPLIILTADRPPELRDCHSGQTIDQTKLYNTYPNWYAELALPSLDIEILAYLRQTLIYAWERSRYPVAGVVHLNIPFRDPLAPIPDTTAAALRSQFNPQNFFNSIQLPITNYQLPIPHPKEWKQYERGIIIAGIAQPQQPREYCGAIAQLAKTLKFPVLAEALSPVRNYADLNPYLISTYDLIVRNPQLAQQLQPKIVIQIGELPTSKDLRQWLSVTQPQRWIVDSCDHNLDPLHGKTIHLRTTVEQLAQSIEPKAPTPYLQLWCDVEAKVRLACDRTMTEIEHLFEGKAAWLLSQVLPSETPLFIANSMPVRDMEFFWKPSNSNIRPFFNRGANGIDGTLSTALGVAHRNQSSVLLTGDLALLHDTNGFLIKNKFAGRLTIVLINNNGGGIFEMLPISKFEPPFEEFFATPQNIDFAQLCATYNVEHELIDSWEQLQKKINPLPTTGIRVLELKTNRKADAQWRKENLGKLAAITM
- a CDS encoding type II toxin-antitoxin system PemK/MazF family toxin; the encoded protein is MQSYESRDIILLSFPFANATELKRRPALVLLDTGDEDIIVARITSQITQGMFDVELLDWQQSGLRLASVVRVNKIATLEKRLVERRLGILTLEDWRRVQSKVSQLWNAML
- a CDS encoding cupin domain-containing protein; the protein is MKKTIIAFVLFIVLILVMPLNASAAIAIPSTSNQPIQLIQPGEGERFQVGGDFITFKTLSEDTPGELSVIEITAAPQSGPPLHKHPPEVFYIVDGEFEFYGASPEDTVKATTGDFIHIPSGAPHAYKNVGTTPGKYLLFTSIAGNPGQLWFQKFEYEISNSLGNRVTDETSASTIPKFSDNKSMATIARKYGIEFLE
- a CDS encoding AraC family transcriptional regulator, which encodes MNEEISTASSRLCLGRATLDRFVVELFQQPAYELPESCLLTEHRIILNLGNSYNVEQWYDGCYQQSQMDTGNFTVLPIGMNRRVIWDRPIEFLLLQLEPVYMQQMVLGLSDRYQLELIPHYKRQDSLIHQIGLALKTELQSQGLGGKLYLESMMATLTIQLLRHHAHWTSFTQTPGGLSKYQLRQVIDYIHSNLEHELSLDELASIAQTSKYYLIRLFKRSMGVTLHRYVTTCRIEKAKQLLAQRNLSIVEICHLVGFQSQSHFTHLFHRYVGITPKVYRDGL